The proteins below come from a single Rosa rugosa chromosome 2, drRosRugo1.1, whole genome shotgun sequence genomic window:
- the LOC133730197 gene encoding uncharacterized protein LOC133730197, whose protein sequence is MEMWSRSEEQPILPPQYSRQPGRPRTKRIRDLLEKLAANGTKLGRVHRSLKCSNCQRVGHNVKTCHRNLPPKDKQAANVNKKRKLNNGEGTASQNAQVDPIIFLQPKPGRKPALSKNDLRKNHLKVVEYQRKKMAALKASRKAAAAAATPANSTKAAATATKSKSTKAATAAAASTSATTRPPTSSKASKGQSPTPCRSSQRIRQNSKQGGK, encoded by the exons ATGGAGATGTGGAGTAGGAGTGAAGAACAACCAATTCTGCCTCCACAATATTCTAGACAGCCAGGAAGGCCACGAACAAAGAGGATTAGAGATTTATTGGAGAAGTTGGCTGCAAATGGAACAAAGCTTGGAAGAGTTCATCGGTCCTTGAAGTGTAGCAATTGTCAAAGAGTTGGCCACAACGTGAAGACATGTCACAGAAATCTTCCACCAAAAGATAAGCAAGCTGCAAATGTGAACAAGAAAAGGAAGCTGAACAATGGAGAAGGAACTGCATCTCAAAACGCCCAg GTTGATCCCATAATTTTTTTGCAACCTAAACCTGGAAGAAAACCAGCATTGAGTAAGAATGACTTGAGGAAAAACCATCTAAAAGTGGTTGAATATCAAAGG AAGAAGATGGCTGCATTGAAGGCATCTAGaaaagctgctgctgctgctgccacCCCTGCTAACTCTACCAAAGCTGCTGCTACCGCCACAAAATCCAAGTCCACCAAAGCTGCTACTGCTGCTGCCGCATCTACCTCAGCAACCACAAGGCCTCCGACATCGAGTAAAGCATCAAAAGGTCAATCTCCAACACCTTGCAGATCATCTCAAAGGATTAGGCAGAATTCCAAGCAAGGGGGAAAGTAG